From a region of the Cyprinus carpio isolate SPL01 chromosome A18, ASM1834038v1, whole genome shotgun sequence genome:
- the LOC109051138 gene encoding protein fosB-like isoform X2, translated as MQLFWKETKGILTKTPNKTCYGDIPFSPGTVGVSASLGSTGEMFQGFPGDPDTGSRGSSSPSFESQYLSSVESFGSPPTTSAPQECVSATGVVGVGGGSTGTGAGVDMPSSFVPTVTAITTSQDLQWMVQPTLISSVAPGQSGAGSSTMTQPVALDPYDLPGPSFSSGGGFTPPSSDTPGPVRQSRSRRRARDETLTAEEEEKRRVRRERNKLAAAKCRNRRRELTDRLQSETDMLEEEKAELEAEISELQKEKERLEFVLVAHQPGCKIPYQDQPPAQLPLPQTSSQMPSVSVVGLTVKEDTFYLPPAYSSHHHHVPVSQPTQTQPAPAQQQQGMMQEREPAGPALTSEPAVAISPLIP; from the exons ATGCAACTGTTTTGGAAAGAGACTAAGGGCATCTTGACGAAGACTCCAAATAAAACTTGTTACG GTGACATCCCGTTCTCGCCGGGCACAGTAGGTGTTTCGGCTTCTCTAGGCTCCACCGGGGAGATGTTTCAGGGGTTCCCCGGAGACCCCGACACCGGCTCCCGTGGAAGCTCATCTCCTTCTTTTGAATCTCAGTACCTGTCGTCTGTGGAATCCTTCGGGAGTCCGCCCACCACTAGCGCACCGCAA GAGTGTGTATCAGCCACTGGTGTGGTAGGGGTGGGTGGTGGGTCAACCGGCACCGGGGCAGGGGTGGACATGCCCAGCTCATTTGTGCCCACAGTGACGGCCATCACCACCAGCCAGGATCTGCAGTGGATGGTGCAGCCCACTCTCATCTCCTCCGTCGCACCAGGGCAAAGCGGTGCAGGCTCCAGTACCATGACGCAGCCTGTTGCTTTGGATCCTTATGACCTGCCAGGCCCAAGCTTTTCATCTGGTGGAGGCTTCACCCCACCAAGCTCTGATACTCCTGGCCCAGTGAGACAATCTCGGAGCCGTCGCCGTGCACGGGATGAAACA CTGACAgctgaggaggaggagaagagacgTGTTAGACGAGAGAGAAATAAACTGGCTGCCGCTAAGTGTAGGAACCGACGGCGTGAGCTCACAGACAGGTTACAGTCG GAGACAGACATGTTGGAGGAGGAGAAGGCCGAGCTAGAGGCTGAAATATCCGAGCTGCAAAAGGAGAAGGAGCGCCTGGAGTTCGTCCTGGTCGCCCACCAACCCGGTTGCAAAATTCCCTATCAGGACCAGCCCCCCGCGCAGCTGCCACTGCCGCAGACGTCCTCGCAGATGCCTTCTGTCTCCGTGGTGGGTTTGACTGTGAAGGAGGACACTTTCTACCTGCCGCCTGCCTACTCGTCCCACCACCACCACGTCCCGGTTTCACAGCCTACGCAGACACAGCCGGCCCCAGCACAACAGCAGCAAGGGATGATGCAGGAG AGGGAGCCTGCGGGGCCAGCGCTAACCAGCGAACCAGCAGTAGCGATCAGTCCTCTGATTCCCTGA
- the LOC109051138 gene encoding protein fosB-like isoform X3 translates to MQLFWKETKGILTKTPNKTCYGDIPFSPGTVGVSASLGSTGEMFQGFPGDPDTGSRGSSSPSFESQYLSSVESFGSPPTTSAPQECVSATGVVGVGGGSTGTGAGVDMPSSFVPTVTAITTSQDLQWMVQPTLISSVAPGQSGAGSSTMTQPVALDPYDLPGPSFSSGGGFTPPSSDTPGPVRQSRSRRRARDETLTAEEEEKRRVRRERNKLAAAKCRNRRRELTDRLQSETDMLEEEKAELEAEISELQKEKERLEFVLVAHQPGCKIPYQDQPPAQLPLPQTSSQMPSVSVVGLTVKEDTFYLPPAYSSHHHHVPVSQPTQTQPAPAQQQQGMMQESSAPESPLDPESPWNLE, encoded by the exons ATGCAACTGTTTTGGAAAGAGACTAAGGGCATCTTGACGAAGACTCCAAATAAAACTTGTTACG GTGACATCCCGTTCTCGCCGGGCACAGTAGGTGTTTCGGCTTCTCTAGGCTCCACCGGGGAGATGTTTCAGGGGTTCCCCGGAGACCCCGACACCGGCTCCCGTGGAAGCTCATCTCCTTCTTTTGAATCTCAGTACCTGTCGTCTGTGGAATCCTTCGGGAGTCCGCCCACCACTAGCGCACCGCAA GAGTGTGTATCAGCCACTGGTGTGGTAGGGGTGGGTGGTGGGTCAACCGGCACCGGGGCAGGGGTGGACATGCCCAGCTCATTTGTGCCCACAGTGACGGCCATCACCACCAGCCAGGATCTGCAGTGGATGGTGCAGCCCACTCTCATCTCCTCCGTCGCACCAGGGCAAAGCGGTGCAGGCTCCAGTACCATGACGCAGCCTGTTGCTTTGGATCCTTATGACCTGCCAGGCCCAAGCTTTTCATCTGGTGGAGGCTTCACCCCACCAAGCTCTGATACTCCTGGCCCAGTGAGACAATCTCGGAGCCGTCGCCGTGCACGGGATGAAACA CTGACAgctgaggaggaggagaagagacgTGTTAGACGAGAGAGAAATAAACTGGCTGCCGCTAAGTGTAGGAACCGACGGCGTGAGCTCACAGACAGGTTACAGTCG GAGACAGACATGTTGGAGGAGGAGAAGGCCGAGCTAGAGGCTGAAATATCCGAGCTGCAAAAGGAGAAGGAGCGCCTGGAGTTCGTCCTGGTCGCCCACCAACCCGGTTGCAAAATTCCCTATCAGGACCAGCCCCCCGCGCAGCTGCCACTGCCGCAGACGTCCTCGCAGATGCCTTCTGTCTCCGTGGTGGGTTTGACTGTGAAGGAGGACACTTTCTACCTGCCGCCTGCCTACTCGTCCCACCACCACCACGTCCCGGTTTCACAGCCTACGCAGACACAGCCGGCCCCAGCACAACAGCAGCAAGGGATGATGCAGGAG TCTTCGGCCCCTGAGAGCCCGTTGGACCCTGAAAGCCCATGGAACCTTGAGTGA
- the LOC109051138 gene encoding protein fosB-like isoform X1: MQLFWKETKGILTKTPNKTCYGDIPFSPGTVGVSASLGSTGEMFQGFPGDPDTGSRGSSSPSFESQYLSSVESFGSPPTTSAPQECVSATGVVGVGGGSTGTGAGVDMPSSFVPTVTAITTSQDLQWMVQPTLISSVAPGQSGAGSSTMTQPVALDPYDLPGPSFSSGGGFTPPSSDTPGPVRQSRSRRRARDETLTAEEEEKRRVRRERNKLAAAKCRNRRRELTDRLQSETDMLEEEKAELEAEISELQKEKERLEFVLVAHQPGCKIPYQDQPPAQLPLPQTSSQMPSVSVVGLTVKEDTFYLPPAYSSHHHHVPVSQPTQTQPAPAQQQQGMMQEVAFSSSFYGQGQPAPDGPCLVADGGGNPDAGSYIPSYTSSFVFTYPEGACGASANQRTSSSDQSSDSLNSPSLLAL; the protein is encoded by the exons ATGCAACTGTTTTGGAAAGAGACTAAGGGCATCTTGACGAAGACTCCAAATAAAACTTGTTACG GTGACATCCCGTTCTCGCCGGGCACAGTAGGTGTTTCGGCTTCTCTAGGCTCCACCGGGGAGATGTTTCAGGGGTTCCCCGGAGACCCCGACACCGGCTCCCGTGGAAGCTCATCTCCTTCTTTTGAATCTCAGTACCTGTCGTCTGTGGAATCCTTCGGGAGTCCGCCCACCACTAGCGCACCGCAA GAGTGTGTATCAGCCACTGGTGTGGTAGGGGTGGGTGGTGGGTCAACCGGCACCGGGGCAGGGGTGGACATGCCCAGCTCATTTGTGCCCACAGTGACGGCCATCACCACCAGCCAGGATCTGCAGTGGATGGTGCAGCCCACTCTCATCTCCTCCGTCGCACCAGGGCAAAGCGGTGCAGGCTCCAGTACCATGACGCAGCCTGTTGCTTTGGATCCTTATGACCTGCCAGGCCCAAGCTTTTCATCTGGTGGAGGCTTCACCCCACCAAGCTCTGATACTCCTGGCCCAGTGAGACAATCTCGGAGCCGTCGCCGTGCACGGGATGAAACA CTGACAgctgaggaggaggagaagagacgTGTTAGACGAGAGAGAAATAAACTGGCTGCCGCTAAGTGTAGGAACCGACGGCGTGAGCTCACAGACAGGTTACAGTCG GAGACAGACATGTTGGAGGAGGAGAAGGCCGAGCTAGAGGCTGAAATATCCGAGCTGCAAAAGGAGAAGGAGCGCCTGGAGTTCGTCCTGGTCGCCCACCAACCCGGTTGCAAAATTCCCTATCAGGACCAGCCCCCCGCGCAGCTGCCACTGCCGCAGACGTCCTCGCAGATGCCTTCTGTCTCCGTGGTGGGTTTGACTGTGAAGGAGGACACTTTCTACCTGCCGCCTGCCTACTCGTCCCACCACCACCACGTCCCGGTTTCACAGCCTACGCAGACACAGCCGGCCCCAGCACAACAGCAGCAAGGGATGATGCAGGAGGTAGCCTTTTCTAGTTCTTTCTATGGGCAGGGCCAGCCGGCGCCGGACGGCCCTTGCCTTGTTGCCGACGGTGGCGGTAACCCTGACGCCGGCAGCTACATCCCCTCATacacatcttcatttgtgttcaccTACCCAGAGGGAGCCTGCGGGGCCAGCGCTAACCAGCGAACCAGCAGTAGCGATCAGTCCTCTGATTCCCTGAACTCACCCTCGCTTCTTGCACTTTGA
- the LOC109110163 gene encoding uncharacterized protein C19orf47 homolog isoform X3: MLRHNISAVRRFFPGKMATDTAATSEWIQFFRDAGIPPGLAVNYAVSFVDNRIQKNMLMDLSKEIMMDLGITVIGDIIAILKHAKHVYRQGMCKMTTEAISSGQTSVQAELRRTANTRKYPATRMIANALSRDSPPSTPARHPDNRISVTVSNASAKTVPSKPADENGLQVKRRQVTREIEGKYVINMPKGTTARTRRILAQQAKKAKVLKRTSVFDRLGAESKADTTSANKQPTGVFSRLGKAEEDVAVGEKTDGVADAFEDHDSDGEGSVLQYAGVLKRPPPTSKKETVTSKSKSFTLRRLGAKYKLPSFEGTPPLSSSTSTSTQEGTPKLGVLQRLGKVPSVNPTSSSPLVSQPADTQDSRVTSSRSKAQGSFALASSKVSSSTGDTHGAQMDAGAVSVFKRLGARKT, translated from the exons ATGTTACGTCACAATATTTCCGCAGTGCGTCGGTTTTTCCCTGGAAAGATGGCGACCGATACAGCAG CCACCTCAGAATGGATCCAGTTCTTCAGAGATGCTGGGATCCCTCCTGGACTGGCTGTCAACTACGCTGTGTCATTTGTTGATAACAG GATTCAGAAAAACATGCTCATGGACCTCAGTAAGGAAATAATGATGGACTTGGGAATCACAGTCATCGGGGACATCATAGCCATTCTCAAACATGCAAAGCATGTGTATAGACAG GGTATGTGTAAAATGACAACTGAGGCCATTTCGTCTGGACAGACTAGTGTACAGGCAGAACTGAGACGTACTGCTAACACTCGTAAGTATC CTGCCACACGCATGATTGCCAATGCTTTGAGCCGGGACTCTCCACCAAGTACGCCTGCCCGGCACCCTGACAACCGAATTTCAGTAACGGTCTCCAACGCCAGTGCTAAAACAG TGCCCAGCAAGCCAGCAGATGAAAATGGGTTGCAAGTGAAGCGTCGGCAAGTCACAAGAGAAATTGAGGGGAAATATGTCATTAACATGCCAAAAGGCACAACAGCTCGCACTCGGCGCATCCTGGCACAGCAGGCCAAGAAAG CTAAGGTTTTAAAGCGTACGTCAGTGTTTGATAGACTAGGGGCAGAGTCTAAGGCAGACACCACCTCAGCCAATAAG CAGCCAACAGGTGTGTTTAGCCGACTGGGTAAAGCAGAGGAAGATGTAGCGGTTGGAGAAAAGACTGATGGTGTTGCAGATGCCTTCGAGGACCATGACAGCGACGGTGAGGGCTCAGTGCTGCAGTATGCAGGCGTCCTCAAACGACCCCCACCCACTTCTAAAAAAGAGACTGTTACCTCCAAATCTAAATCCTTCACTCTGCGTCGACTAGGTGCAAAGTACAAACTCCCCTCATTTGAAGGCACACCACCTCTCTCCTCCTCTACCTCCACCTCCACCCAGGAGGGGACACCCAAATTGGGTGTACTGCAGAGACTAGGCAAGGTCCCATCAGTAAACCCTACCTCCTCAAGCCCACTAGTCAGTCAGCCTGCAGACACCCAGGACAGTCGCGTTACGAGTAGCAGAAGCAAAGCCCAGGGCAGCTTTGCTCTGGCCAGCTCTAAGGTCAGTAGTAGCACAGGTGACACTCACGGGGCTCAGATGGATGCTGGGGCAGTTAGTGTATTCAAGAGACTGGGTGCCCGGAAAACCTAA
- the LOC109110163 gene encoding uncharacterized protein C19orf47 homolog isoform X4 codes for MLRHNISAVRRFFPGKMATDTAATSEWIQFFRDAGIPPGLAVNYAVSFVDNRIQKNMLMDLSKEIMMDLGITVIGDIIAILKHAKHVYRQGMCKMTTEAISSGQTSVQAELRRTANTPATRMIANALSRDSPPSTPARHPDNRISVTVSNASAKTVPSKPADENGLQVKRRQVTREIEGKYVINMPKGTTARTRRILAQQAKKAKVLKRTSVFDRLGAESKADTTSANKQPTGVFSRLGKAEEDVAVGEKTDGVADAFEDHDSDGEGSVLQYAGVLKRPPPTSKKETVTSKSKSFTLRRLGAKYKLPSFEGTPPLSSSTSTSTQEGTPKLGVLQRLGKVPSVNPTSSSPLVSQPADTQDSRVTSSRSKAQGSFALASSKVSSSTGDTHGAQMDAGAVSVFKRLGARKT; via the exons ATGTTACGTCACAATATTTCCGCAGTGCGTCGGTTTTTCCCTGGAAAGATGGCGACCGATACAGCAG CCACCTCAGAATGGATCCAGTTCTTCAGAGATGCTGGGATCCCTCCTGGACTGGCTGTCAACTACGCTGTGTCATTTGTTGATAACAG GATTCAGAAAAACATGCTCATGGACCTCAGTAAGGAAATAATGATGGACTTGGGAATCACAGTCATCGGGGACATCATAGCCATTCTCAAACATGCAAAGCATGTGTATAGACAG GGTATGTGTAAAATGACAACTGAGGCCATTTCGTCTGGACAGACTAGTGTACAGGCAGAACTGAGACGTACTGCTAACACTC CTGCCACACGCATGATTGCCAATGCTTTGAGCCGGGACTCTCCACCAAGTACGCCTGCCCGGCACCCTGACAACCGAATTTCAGTAACGGTCTCCAACGCCAGTGCTAAAACAG TGCCCAGCAAGCCAGCAGATGAAAATGGGTTGCAAGTGAAGCGTCGGCAAGTCACAAGAGAAATTGAGGGGAAATATGTCATTAACATGCCAAAAGGCACAACAGCTCGCACTCGGCGCATCCTGGCACAGCAGGCCAAGAAAG CTAAGGTTTTAAAGCGTACGTCAGTGTTTGATAGACTAGGGGCAGAGTCTAAGGCAGACACCACCTCAGCCAATAAG CAGCCAACAGGTGTGTTTAGCCGACTGGGTAAAGCAGAGGAAGATGTAGCGGTTGGAGAAAAGACTGATGGTGTTGCAGATGCCTTCGAGGACCATGACAGCGACGGTGAGGGCTCAGTGCTGCAGTATGCAGGCGTCCTCAAACGACCCCCACCCACTTCTAAAAAAGAGACTGTTACCTCCAAATCTAAATCCTTCACTCTGCGTCGACTAGGTGCAAAGTACAAACTCCCCTCATTTGAAGGCACACCACCTCTCTCCTCCTCTACCTCCACCTCCACCCAGGAGGGGACACCCAAATTGGGTGTACTGCAGAGACTAGGCAAGGTCCCATCAGTAAACCCTACCTCCTCAAGCCCACTAGTCAGTCAGCCTGCAGACACCCAGGACAGTCGCGTTACGAGTAGCAGAAGCAAAGCCCAGGGCAGCTTTGCTCTGGCCAGCTCTAAGGTCAGTAGTAGCACAGGTGACACTCACGGGGCTCAGATGGATGCTGGGGCAGTTAGTGTATTCAAGAGACTGGGTGCCCGGAAAACCTAA
- the LOC109110163 gene encoding uncharacterized protein C19orf47 homolog isoform X1: protein MEYGHCRGPQRRLNQPLTTCGGKFRGECLVEVKIRYSRRAKAQYRGVVQSKQAKQATSEWIQFFRDAGIPPGLAVNYAVSFVDNRIQKNMLMDLSKEIMMDLGITVIGDIIAILKHAKHVYRQGMCKMTTEAISSGQTSVQAELRRTANTRKYPATRMIANALSRDSPPSTPARHPDNRISVTVSNASAKTVPSKPADENGLQVKRRQVTREIEGKYVINMPKGTTARTRRILAQQAKKAKVLKRTSVFDRLGAESKADTTSANKQPTGVFSRLGKAEEDVAVGEKTDGVADAFEDHDSDGEGSVLQYAGVLKRPPPTSKKETVTSKSKSFTLRRLGAKYKLPSFEGTPPLSSSTSTSTQEGTPKLGVLQRLGKVPSVNPTSSSPLVSQPADTQDSRVTSSRSKAQGSFALASSKVSSSTGDTHGAQMDAGAVSVFKRLGARKT, encoded by the exons ATGGAATATGGTCACTGTAGAGGTCCGCAAAGACGCTTAAATCAACCTTTAACAACCTGTGGTGGGAAATTCAGAGGAGAATGTCTCGTGGAGGTTAAGATACGTTATTCAAGAAGAGCTAAAGCGCAATACCGCGGCGTGGTTCAATCAAAACAGGCCAAGCAAG CCACCTCAGAATGGATCCAGTTCTTCAGAGATGCTGGGATCCCTCCTGGACTGGCTGTCAACTACGCTGTGTCATTTGTTGATAACAG GATTCAGAAAAACATGCTCATGGACCTCAGTAAGGAAATAATGATGGACTTGGGAATCACAGTCATCGGGGACATCATAGCCATTCTCAAACATGCAAAGCATGTGTATAGACAG GGTATGTGTAAAATGACAACTGAGGCCATTTCGTCTGGACAGACTAGTGTACAGGCAGAACTGAGACGTACTGCTAACACTCGTAAGTATC CTGCCACACGCATGATTGCCAATGCTTTGAGCCGGGACTCTCCACCAAGTACGCCTGCCCGGCACCCTGACAACCGAATTTCAGTAACGGTCTCCAACGCCAGTGCTAAAACAG TGCCCAGCAAGCCAGCAGATGAAAATGGGTTGCAAGTGAAGCGTCGGCAAGTCACAAGAGAAATTGAGGGGAAATATGTCATTAACATGCCAAAAGGCACAACAGCTCGCACTCGGCGCATCCTGGCACAGCAGGCCAAGAAAG CTAAGGTTTTAAAGCGTACGTCAGTGTTTGATAGACTAGGGGCAGAGTCTAAGGCAGACACCACCTCAGCCAATAAG CAGCCAACAGGTGTGTTTAGCCGACTGGGTAAAGCAGAGGAAGATGTAGCGGTTGGAGAAAAGACTGATGGTGTTGCAGATGCCTTCGAGGACCATGACAGCGACGGTGAGGGCTCAGTGCTGCAGTATGCAGGCGTCCTCAAACGACCCCCACCCACTTCTAAAAAAGAGACTGTTACCTCCAAATCTAAATCCTTCACTCTGCGTCGACTAGGTGCAAAGTACAAACTCCCCTCATTTGAAGGCACACCACCTCTCTCCTCCTCTACCTCCACCTCCACCCAGGAGGGGACACCCAAATTGGGTGTACTGCAGAGACTAGGCAAGGTCCCATCAGTAAACCCTACCTCCTCAAGCCCACTAGTCAGTCAGCCTGCAGACACCCAGGACAGTCGCGTTACGAGTAGCAGAAGCAAAGCCCAGGGCAGCTTTGCTCTGGCCAGCTCTAAGGTCAGTAGTAGCACAGGTGACACTCACGGGGCTCAGATGGATGCTGGGGCAGTTAGTGTATTCAAGAGACTGGGTGCCCGGAAAACCTAA
- the LOC109110163 gene encoding uncharacterized protein C19orf47 homolog isoform X2, producing the protein MEYGHCRGPQRRLNQPLTTCGGKFRGECLVEVKIRYSRRAKAQYRGVVQSKQAKQATSEWIQFFRDAGIPPGLAVNYAVSFVDNRIQKNMLMDLSKEIMMDLGITVIGDIIAILKHAKHVYRQGMCKMTTEAISSGQTSVQAELRRTANTPATRMIANALSRDSPPSTPARHPDNRISVTVSNASAKTVPSKPADENGLQVKRRQVTREIEGKYVINMPKGTTARTRRILAQQAKKAKVLKRTSVFDRLGAESKADTTSANKQPTGVFSRLGKAEEDVAVGEKTDGVADAFEDHDSDGEGSVLQYAGVLKRPPPTSKKETVTSKSKSFTLRRLGAKYKLPSFEGTPPLSSSTSTSTQEGTPKLGVLQRLGKVPSVNPTSSSPLVSQPADTQDSRVTSSRSKAQGSFALASSKVSSSTGDTHGAQMDAGAVSVFKRLGARKT; encoded by the exons ATGGAATATGGTCACTGTAGAGGTCCGCAAAGACGCTTAAATCAACCTTTAACAACCTGTGGTGGGAAATTCAGAGGAGAATGTCTCGTGGAGGTTAAGATACGTTATTCAAGAAGAGCTAAAGCGCAATACCGCGGCGTGGTTCAATCAAAACAGGCCAAGCAAG CCACCTCAGAATGGATCCAGTTCTTCAGAGATGCTGGGATCCCTCCTGGACTGGCTGTCAACTACGCTGTGTCATTTGTTGATAACAG GATTCAGAAAAACATGCTCATGGACCTCAGTAAGGAAATAATGATGGACTTGGGAATCACAGTCATCGGGGACATCATAGCCATTCTCAAACATGCAAAGCATGTGTATAGACAG GGTATGTGTAAAATGACAACTGAGGCCATTTCGTCTGGACAGACTAGTGTACAGGCAGAACTGAGACGTACTGCTAACACTC CTGCCACACGCATGATTGCCAATGCTTTGAGCCGGGACTCTCCACCAAGTACGCCTGCCCGGCACCCTGACAACCGAATTTCAGTAACGGTCTCCAACGCCAGTGCTAAAACAG TGCCCAGCAAGCCAGCAGATGAAAATGGGTTGCAAGTGAAGCGTCGGCAAGTCACAAGAGAAATTGAGGGGAAATATGTCATTAACATGCCAAAAGGCACAACAGCTCGCACTCGGCGCATCCTGGCACAGCAGGCCAAGAAAG CTAAGGTTTTAAAGCGTACGTCAGTGTTTGATAGACTAGGGGCAGAGTCTAAGGCAGACACCACCTCAGCCAATAAG CAGCCAACAGGTGTGTTTAGCCGACTGGGTAAAGCAGAGGAAGATGTAGCGGTTGGAGAAAAGACTGATGGTGTTGCAGATGCCTTCGAGGACCATGACAGCGACGGTGAGGGCTCAGTGCTGCAGTATGCAGGCGTCCTCAAACGACCCCCACCCACTTCTAAAAAAGAGACTGTTACCTCCAAATCTAAATCCTTCACTCTGCGTCGACTAGGTGCAAAGTACAAACTCCCCTCATTTGAAGGCACACCACCTCTCTCCTCCTCTACCTCCACCTCCACCCAGGAGGGGACACCCAAATTGGGTGTACTGCAGAGACTAGGCAAGGTCCCATCAGTAAACCCTACCTCCTCAAGCCCACTAGTCAGTCAGCCTGCAGACACCCAGGACAGTCGCGTTACGAGTAGCAGAAGCAAAGCCCAGGGCAGCTTTGCTCTGGCCAGCTCTAAGGTCAGTAGTAGCACAGGTGACACTCACGGGGCTCAGATGGATGCTGGGGCAGTTAGTGTATTCAAGAGACTGGGTGCCCGGAAAACCTAA